The following proteins come from a genomic window of Streptomyces sp. NBC_00539:
- a CDS encoding class F sortase, with amino-acid sequence MTEDEGEQRRRRRSPWGPLALVLLTGLAMMRNGVNLNDGPPQPAAAAAVAVRPDQAAVAPPAPPPDLEVLEHSSVQRIRIPAIKVDAPVMTVGLDAQGFIDAPPPQDPNLAGWYLNGISPGQQGSAVIVGHVDNAQGPAVFYGLGSLNKGQHIEVERYDGRTAVFEVYGVEVFSKETFPGARVYGDTGHPELRVITCGGGYSKGRGYDGNVVVFARMVEAR; translated from the coding sequence ATGACCGAGGACGAGGGTGAGCAGCGGCGGAGGAGGCGCTCTCCGTGGGGACCACTCGCACTGGTCCTGCTCACCGGCCTCGCCATGATGCGCAACGGCGTGAACCTGAACGACGGGCCGCCACAGCCCGCCGCCGCGGCGGCCGTCGCGGTACGGCCCGACCAGGCGGCCGTGGCCCCGCCCGCGCCGCCGCCGGACCTGGAGGTGCTGGAGCACTCGTCGGTGCAGCGCATCCGGATCCCGGCGATCAAGGTGGACGCGCCGGTGATGACGGTCGGGCTGGACGCGCAGGGCTTCATCGACGCGCCGCCCCCGCAGGACCCGAACCTGGCCGGCTGGTACCTCAACGGCATCTCCCCGGGCCAGCAGGGCTCGGCGGTGATCGTGGGCCACGTGGACAACGCGCAGGGCCCGGCGGTGTTCTACGGCCTGGGCTCGCTGAACAAGGGCCAGCACATCGAGGTGGAGCGGTACGACGGGCGCACGGCGGTGTTCGAGGTGTACGGCGTGGAGGTGTTCTCCAAGGAGACCTTCCCGGGGGCCCGGGTGTACGGGGACACCGGCCACCCGGAGCTGCGCGTGATCACCTGCGGCGGCGGCTACTCGAAGGGCCGGGGCTACGACGGCAACGTGGTGGTGTTCGCCCGGATGGTGGAGGCACGCTGA
- a CDS encoding universal stress protein: MTEHVGTGFERGTDGPKVVLAGVDGSESSLRAAAYAAGLARRQGALLALVYVQPVMAAGASLGAPVADTTEEIAQGLVAEIRAAAERLRGIFEVRWEFHTFRGDPYAGLVDAADELKADAVVVGASEQAGHRIVGSVAVRLVKAGRWPVTVVP, encoded by the coding sequence GTGACGGAGCACGTGGGTACGGGATTCGAACGCGGTACGGACGGTCCGAAGGTGGTGCTGGCCGGGGTCGACGGCTCGGAGTCCTCGCTGCGGGCAGCGGCGTACGCGGCGGGGCTGGCGAGGCGGCAGGGCGCGCTGCTGGCGCTGGTGTACGTGCAGCCGGTGATGGCGGCCGGTGCCTCGCTGGGCGCGCCGGTGGCGGATACGACGGAGGAGATCGCGCAGGGCCTCGTCGCGGAGATCCGTGCGGCGGCCGAGCGGCTGAGAGGCATCTTCGAGGTGCGCTGGGAGTTCCACACCTTCCGCGGCGACCCGTACGCCGGTCTGGTGGATGCGGCGGATGAGCTGAAGGCGGACGCGGTGGTGGTGGGGGCCTCCGAGCAGGCCGGGCACCGCATCGTCGGCTCGGTGGCGGTCAGGCTGGTCAAGGCGGGCCGGTGGCCCGTCACGGTGGTGCCGTAA
- a CDS encoding CapA family protein: protein MTQRTRQAMALLSALLLSATAAACSATGKPASARLARGHAPGTSTGGSATPDGAKEFTLVASGDVLPHTSIIRQGATDAEGDGYDFRPMFAGVRPVVSAADLALCHMETVYGEDGGPFSGYPAFKSPPQIADGLKATGYDGCSTASNHTLDDGADGVRRTLDTFDKAGLKHAGSARTAAEAATVTRYRAGSAEVAHLAYTYDTNGYPMPDGQPWAVNLMKQDKIIADARAARKAGADVVLVSVHWGTEWQTEPDETQLSLGKALTASQTAGRPDIDLILGTHAHIPQPYEKVNGTWIIYGMGDQVAGEMFNHTGERDPRGNYGSLGRFTFAPPAAAGQRWRVTKAEFVPQMTDESPWRVVNLPDGLAKQPGNDDWETARDAISEAVLSRGAAKDGLTMGR, encoded by the coding sequence ATGACCCAGCGCACCCGCCAGGCCATGGCCCTGCTGTCTGCCCTCCTGCTGTCCGCCACGGCCGCCGCCTGCTCCGCCACCGGGAAGCCCGCGTCCGCGCGCCTCGCCCGCGGCCACGCCCCCGGGACCTCCACCGGCGGCTCCGCCACCCCGGACGGAGCCAAGGAGTTCACCCTGGTCGCGAGCGGCGACGTACTGCCGCACACCTCGATCATCCGGCAGGGCGCCACCGACGCCGAGGGCGACGGTTACGACTTCCGGCCGATGTTCGCCGGCGTCAGACCGGTGGTGTCCGCCGCCGACCTCGCCCTGTGCCACATGGAGACCGTCTACGGCGAGGACGGCGGCCCGTTCAGCGGCTACCCGGCCTTCAAGTCCCCGCCCCAGATCGCCGACGGCCTCAAGGCCACCGGCTACGACGGCTGCTCCACCGCCTCCAACCACACCCTGGACGACGGCGCCGACGGCGTGCGGCGCACGCTCGACACGTTCGACAAGGCCGGCCTCAAGCACGCCGGTTCGGCCCGGACGGCCGCCGAGGCGGCCACCGTCACCCGCTACCGGGCCGGCTCCGCCGAGGTCGCCCACCTCGCCTACACGTACGACACGAACGGCTACCCGATGCCCGACGGGCAGCCGTGGGCCGTCAACCTGATGAAGCAGGACAAGATCATCGCGGACGCGCGGGCCGCCCGGAAAGCGGGCGCGGACGTGGTGCTCGTCAGCGTGCACTGGGGCACCGAGTGGCAGACCGAGCCCGACGAGACCCAGCTGTCGCTGGGCAAGGCCCTGACCGCCTCGCAGACCGCCGGGCGCCCCGACATCGACCTGATCCTCGGCACGCACGCCCACATCCCCCAGCCCTACGAGAAGGTCAACGGGACCTGGATCATCTACGGCATGGGCGACCAGGTGGCGGGCGAGATGTTCAACCACACCGGCGAGCGGGACCCGCGCGGCAACTACGGTTCCCTCGGCCGCTTCACCTTCGCCCCGCCGGCCGCCGCGGGACAGCGCTGGCGGGTCACCAAAGCCGAGTTCGTCCCGCAGATGACCGACGAGTCACCATGGAGGGTCGTCAACCTTCCCGACGGCCTCGCCAAGCAGCCCGGCAACGACGACTGGGAGACCGCGCGGGACGCCATCAGCGAAGCGGTCCTCAGCCGCGGCGCCGCGAAGGACGGCCTGACCATGGGCAGGTAG
- a CDS encoding SAM-dependent methyltransferase, with protein MERPAWAPPGIDISVPSVSRIYDYYLGGSHNFEVDRQAARRAMEFLPGLPKIMQANRAFMRRAVRHAVAEGVTQFLDIGSGIPTFGNVHEVARQATSEARVVYVDHDPVAVAHSQAVLAGDDRTGVVSADLRKPQDILGAPEVARLLDPSRPVALLLVAVLHFLEDSDDPYAAVAELRDALAPGSMLILTHASYEGIPLSEDVAVGAVGVYRDIRNPLVMRTREEITRFFDGFELLEPGLVSMPDWRPDRTETPADGDTPEDPFAFSGFAGVGRKA; from the coding sequence ATGGAGCGCCCCGCCTGGGCCCCGCCAGGCATCGACATATCGGTGCCGAGCGTGTCCCGCATCTACGATTACTACCTGGGCGGCTCGCACAACTTCGAGGTCGACCGTCAGGCGGCCCGCCGCGCCATGGAATTCCTGCCGGGGCTTCCCAAGATCATGCAGGCCAACCGGGCGTTCATGCGCCGCGCCGTGCGCCACGCCGTCGCCGAGGGCGTCACCCAGTTCCTCGACATCGGCTCCGGCATCCCGACCTTCGGCAACGTCCACGAGGTCGCCCGCCAGGCCACCTCCGAGGCCCGTGTCGTCTACGTCGACCACGATCCGGTCGCCGTCGCGCACAGCCAGGCCGTCCTGGCCGGTGACGACCGCACCGGCGTCGTCTCCGCCGACCTGCGCAAGCCGCAGGACATCCTGGGCGCCCCGGAAGTCGCCCGGCTGCTGGACCCCAGCCGTCCCGTTGCCCTGCTGCTCGTCGCCGTCCTGCACTTCCTGGAGGACTCCGACGACCCGTACGCCGCCGTCGCCGAGCTGCGTGACGCGCTCGCCCCGGGCAGCATGCTGATCCTCACGCACGCCTCCTACGAGGGCATCCCGCTCTCCGAAGACGTCGCGGTCGGGGCCGTCGGCGTCTACCGGGACATCCGCAACCCCCTCGTCATGCGCACGCGCGAGGAGATCACCCGCTTCTTCGACGGGTTCGAACTGCTGGAACCGGGTCTGGTGTCGATGCCGGACTGGCGCCCGGACCGCACCGAAACCCCTGCGGACGGTGACACGCCGGAGGACCCGTTCGCCTTCTCGGGCTTCGCCGGTGTGGGACGCAAGGCGTGA
- a CDS encoding bestrophin-like domain, with protein MSEWLVLSLAMAAACAVVLTIAFFNHRRISEDDDPNETPDVIEYMTMMIGVIYAIVLGLAIAGVWEGRGAAQEYVRQESQALHEISVRSEVYPADVRKTIRSDVDAYVTYVVDTEWKEMADHGEITDRSGQLLERIRRDVTDYEPKTDHEGQAYQPLVDQVAAVDDARNARGQSAQATMPGVVWFGLIVGALVTVGLIFTLQIRRSFRELLLAGLFSALIAFLLFLIWDFDAPFGRGIAATAEPFFAQFPHLGLSD; from the coding sequence GTGTCGGAATGGCTCGTCCTGTCCCTGGCGATGGCCGCGGCCTGCGCCGTGGTGTTGACCATCGCCTTCTTCAACCACCGCCGGATCAGCGAGGACGACGATCCCAACGAGACCCCGGACGTCATCGAGTACATGACGATGATGATCGGGGTGATCTACGCGATCGTCCTCGGCCTGGCGATCGCCGGCGTCTGGGAGGGCCGCGGGGCCGCCCAGGAGTACGTGCGCCAGGAGTCCCAGGCCCTGCACGAGATCAGCGTCCGCTCCGAGGTCTATCCCGCCGATGTCCGCAAGACCATCCGCTCGGACGTCGACGCGTACGTGACGTACGTGGTGGACACCGAATGGAAGGAGATGGCCGACCACGGCGAGATCACCGACCGCAGCGGACAACTGCTGGAACGCATCCGCCGGGACGTCACGGACTACGAGCCGAAGACCGACCACGAGGGGCAGGCGTACCAGCCGCTGGTCGACCAGGTCGCGGCGGTGGACGACGCCCGCAACGCCCGCGGCCAGAGCGCCCAGGCCACCATGCCCGGCGTGGTGTGGTTCGGCCTGATCGTGGGGGCGCTCGTGACGGTGGGCCTGATCTTCACCCTCCAGATCCGGCGCTCGTTCCGGGAACTGCTGCTGGCGGGGCTGTTCAGCGCGCTGATCGCCTTCCTGCTGTTCCTGATCTGGGACTTCGACGCGCCCTTCGGACGGGGCATCGCGGCCACCGCCGAGCCCTTCTTCGCGCAGTTCCCGCACCTGGGGCTGAGCGACTGA
- a CDS encoding Fpg/Nei family DNA glycosylase: MPELPEVEALREFLDEHLGGRVVERVLPLAVSVLKTYEPPLTALEGQTAGSTTRYGKFLALRIGELHLVTHLARAGWLRWQDTLPAQPPRPGKGPLALRVVLEGGGGFDLTEAGTQKRLAVYVVRDPQEVPGIARLGPDPLADGFDRDAFAALLAGERRQIKGVLRDQSVIAGIGNAYSDEILHAAKVSPFKLAASFEEDQVTHLYEAVRETLRTAVERAHGVAAGRLKAEKKSGLRVHGRAGEPCPVCGDTIRSVSFADSSLEYCPTCQTGGKPLADRRLSRLLK; this comes from the coding sequence ATGCCGGAGCTGCCCGAAGTCGAGGCCCTGAGGGAGTTCCTCGACGAGCACCTGGGCGGGCGGGTGGTCGAGCGCGTCCTCCCGCTCGCGGTCAGCGTGCTCAAGACGTACGAGCCCCCGCTCACCGCCCTCGAAGGGCAGACGGCCGGGTCCACCACCCGGTACGGGAAGTTCCTCGCCCTGCGGATCGGCGAACTCCACCTCGTCACCCACCTGGCCCGGGCCGGCTGGCTGCGCTGGCAGGACACCCTGCCCGCCCAGCCGCCGCGCCCCGGCAAGGGGCCGCTGGCGCTGCGCGTCGTCCTGGAGGGCGGCGGGGGCTTCGACCTCACCGAGGCCGGCACCCAGAAGCGGCTCGCGGTGTACGTGGTCCGCGACCCCCAGGAGGTCCCCGGCATCGCCCGGCTCGGACCCGACCCGCTCGCCGACGGCTTCGACCGTGACGCGTTCGCCGCCCTGCTGGCGGGGGAACGGCGGCAGATCAAGGGCGTGCTCCGCGACCAGAGCGTCATCGCCGGCATCGGGAACGCCTACAGCGACGAGATCCTGCACGCCGCGAAGGTCTCGCCGTTCAAGCTCGCCGCCTCCTTCGAGGAGGACCAGGTGACGCACCTGTACGAGGCCGTCCGGGAAACCCTTCGCACGGCCGTCGAGCGGGCCCACGGGGTGGCGGCGGGACGGCTCAAGGCCGAGAAGAAGAGCGGCCTGCGGGTCCACGGCCGCGCGGGTGAGCCGTGCCCGGTGTGCGGGGACACCATCCGGTCGGTGTCCTTCGCCGATTCCTCACTGGAGTACTGCCCCACCTGCCAGACCGGCGGCAAACCGCTCGCGGACCGCCGCCTGTCCCGACTCCTCAAGTAG
- a CDS encoding sigma-70 family RNA polymerase sigma factor — MPPSSTLRRTDPEALAELQREHGRALFGFLVGLTAGDAQRAEDLVQETLVRVWQHPEVLASGHDSMRPWLFTVARRLAIDARRARLSRPQEVDPDGLEQAPAPQDAVAGSVTAIDVRRAVGSLGPEHREVLMQVYFRDRSVAEAAAELGIPAGTVKSRTYYALRALRKGLQGYGLGA; from the coding sequence GTGCCACCCTCCTCCACCCTCCGGCGTACGGATCCCGAGGCGCTGGCCGAACTCCAGCGCGAGCACGGGCGGGCGCTGTTCGGTTTCCTGGTCGGCCTGACGGCGGGGGACGCCCAGCGGGCCGAGGACCTCGTCCAGGAGACCCTGGTACGGGTCTGGCAGCACCCGGAGGTGCTGGCCAGCGGGCACGACTCCATGCGGCCGTGGCTGTTCACGGTCGCCCGCCGCCTCGCGATCGACGCACGCCGCGCCCGGCTGTCGCGGCCGCAGGAGGTGGATCCGGACGGTCTGGAGCAGGCGCCCGCGCCGCAGGACGCGGTGGCCGGTTCGGTGACCGCGATCGACGTCAGGCGGGCCGTGGGCAGTCTGGGGCCGGAGCACCGCGAGGTGCTGATGCAGGTCTACTTCCGGGACCGCTCGGTGGCCGAGGCCGCCGCGGAGCTCGGCATACCGGCCGGAACCGTCAAGTCCCGTACGTACTACGCCCTGCGAGCCCTGCGCAAGGGCCTCCAGGGCTACGGCCTCGGCGCCTGA
- a CDS encoding polysaccharide deacetylase family protein, with product MKNDEPTVGRRVLLRTAAFLGAAAAVSLITGGESDTPASGGGAGPAPGPGGAGAAGRGAPGAPALRARGLPPNSYRLSPMTAQAPARPPAVKPAVRTRPILELPAGTSRSGEMLLTFDDGPDPRYTPGILDTLARYRVRAVFFVCGEMATDNRDLLRRMAAEGHLIGNHTWTHPLIPTLGRPDLAAEIERTSEVVEQTTGTAPQWFRAPYGAWNRAAFEIGAELGMEPLAWTVDTLDWTEPGTTTIVSRVLAGAAPGVIVLSHDAGGNRSQSVEALETYLPQLLARGYRMTLPVFPAARPH from the coding sequence ATGAAAAATGACGAGCCGACAGTCGGGCGACGCGTGCTCCTGCGCACCGCCGCCTTCCTCGGCGCCGCGGCAGCCGTCTCCCTCATCACCGGCGGCGAGAGCGACACCCCCGCCTCCGGCGGCGGGGCCGGCCCGGCGCCGGGACCCGGCGGCGCGGGCGCGGCCGGCCGGGGCGCGCCGGGAGCCCCCGCCCTGCGCGCCCGGGGGCTCCCGCCCAACAGCTACCGGCTGTCCCCGATGACGGCGCAGGCCCCGGCCCGGCCGCCCGCGGTGAAGCCCGCGGTCCGCACCCGGCCCATCCTGGAACTGCCCGCAGGCACGAGCCGGTCCGGCGAGATGCTCCTCACCTTCGACGACGGCCCCGACCCCCGCTACACGCCCGGCATCCTGGACACCCTCGCCCGGTACCGGGTCCGCGCGGTGTTCTTCGTCTGCGGGGAGATGGCCACCGACAACCGCGACCTGCTGCGCCGGATGGCCGCCGAGGGCCACCTCATCGGCAACCACACCTGGACCCACCCGCTCATCCCCACCCTGGGACGCCCCGACCTGGCCGCGGAGATCGAGCGCACCAGCGAGGTCGTCGAGCAGACGACCGGTACGGCTCCCCAGTGGTTCCGGGCGCCCTACGGAGCCTGGAACCGGGCCGCCTTCGAGATCGGCGCGGAGCTCGGCATGGAGCCCCTCGCCTGGACCGTGGACACCCTCGACTGGACGGAACCGGGCACCACCACGATCGTCTCCCGCGTACTGGCAGGCGCCGCGCCCGGAGTGATCGTGCTGTCCCACGACGCAGGCGGCAACCGCTCCCAGAGCGTCGAGGCGCTCGAAACGTACCTGCCCCAGCTGCTCGCCAGGGGCTACCGGATGACGCTCCCCGTCTTCCCGGCGGCGCGGCCGCACTGA
- the lysX gene encoding bifunctional lysylphosphatidylglycerol synthetase/lysine--tRNA ligase LysX — translation MSATAEQARGTRNRFLNRVPDASGAFFATLGLLCALLSLSPGLRRLLRPVVRFLDDFVIPVSANLAYAVFLFLLAAALGARKKVAWWIVVTYLALLILVDVLFIAADEYWVGGVSLAFAAAALALLIAARQEFYAASRPGAFWRAMLVLGLGLLLAVLAGWGLVALFPGTLPKGQWLDWAAKEVFGGLFSDRRFDGRPPRPLSFVLGLFGALALLNAAAALFRSQRLTAALHGDEEPRIRALLGAYGRSDSLGYFATRRDKAVVFAPNGKAAVTYRVEAGVCLASGDPVGDPAAWTPAINAWLAVARRYGWQPAVMGASEDGATAYARSGLGALQLGDEAILHVAQFDLDGRDMRVTRQAVNRVRRTGATTLIRRHSALSEEEMRTIVDRADTWRDTETERGFSMALDRLGDPADGDCLLVEAFDAERRLIALLSFVPWGKDGISLDLMRRDRTAPNGVMEFMVAQLCAAAPGLGVRRISLNFAVFRSAFEEGARIGAGPVLRLWRRLLLFFSRWWQLEALYRSNVKYGPEWYPRFLCYQDAGSLARVSLASGIAEGFVSVPSLRKLWGNAHPKGLTAPATTEGLPSIDSLGLDLVAEAGQRAMVERLPEQVRVRHAKLDRIRASGTDPYPVGVPRRTHTVARLEEAHPGYPPGTRTGEQVTLAGRVMVVRDLGGVVFAVLRDWTGDTQLMLTRDEAGPDVLDSFTSQVDFGDHVVATGEVGASRTGRLSVVVHSWQLTGKCLRPLPDKRKGLSDPEARVRRRYLDLVASPDARDVVRARSSAVQALRQGLLDRGYLEVETPMLQQIHGGANARPFRTHINAYDLDLYLRIAPELYLKRLCVGGMEKVFEMGRTFRNEGVSYKHNPEFTMLEAYQAYADYDVMLDLTRELIQGAATAAFGSPLAHKADADGKLVVHDISGYWPVKTMYGAISEALGEEVDAGTDERALRRLCDRAGVPHSPDDTRGDVALEMYERLVEEKTGLPTFYKDFPTDVSPLTRQHRKDPRLAERWDLVAFGTELGTAYSELTDPVEQRRRLTAQSLLAAGGDPEAMELDNDFLDALEYAMPPTGGLGIGVDRLVMFLTGLTIRETLPFPLVRRG, via the coding sequence ATGAGTGCCACCGCGGAGCAGGCCCGGGGGACCCGCAACCGGTTCCTGAACCGGGTCCCCGACGCGTCCGGGGCGTTCTTCGCAACCCTCGGACTGCTGTGCGCCCTGCTGTCCCTCTCCCCGGGACTGCGCCGCCTGCTGCGCCCCGTCGTGCGCTTCCTCGACGACTTCGTGATCCCCGTCAGCGCGAACCTCGCCTACGCCGTCTTCCTCTTCCTGCTCGCCGCCGCCCTCGGCGCCCGCAAGAAGGTCGCCTGGTGGATCGTCGTCACCTATCTGGCCCTGCTGATCCTGGTCGACGTCCTGTTCATCGCGGCCGACGAGTACTGGGTCGGCGGTGTTTCCCTGGCCTTCGCCGCGGCCGCCCTCGCCCTCCTGATCGCCGCCCGCCAGGAGTTCTACGCCGCCTCCCGGCCCGGGGCGTTCTGGCGGGCGATGCTCGTCCTCGGGCTGGGGCTGCTCCTCGCCGTCCTCGCCGGGTGGGGCCTGGTCGCCCTGTTCCCCGGGACCCTGCCCAAGGGCCAGTGGCTCGACTGGGCCGCGAAGGAGGTCTTCGGCGGCCTCTTCTCCGACCGCCGCTTCGACGGCCGCCCGCCCCGCCCGCTGTCCTTCGTGCTCGGCCTCTTCGGCGCGCTCGCCCTGCTGAACGCGGCCGCCGCCCTCTTCCGCTCCCAGCGTCTGACCGCCGCCCTGCACGGGGACGAGGAACCCCGCATCCGCGCGCTCCTCGGCGCCTACGGGCGCAGCGACTCCCTCGGCTACTTCGCGACCCGGCGGGACAAGGCCGTCGTCTTCGCCCCCAACGGCAAGGCCGCCGTCACCTACCGCGTCGAAGCAGGCGTCTGCCTCGCCAGCGGCGACCCGGTCGGCGACCCCGCCGCCTGGACCCCCGCCATCAACGCCTGGCTGGCCGTGGCCCGCCGCTACGGCTGGCAGCCCGCCGTCATGGGCGCCTCCGAGGACGGCGCGACCGCCTACGCCCGCTCGGGGCTCGGCGCCCTCCAGCTCGGTGACGAGGCCATCTTGCACGTCGCCCAGTTCGACCTCGACGGCCGGGACATGCGCGTCACCCGGCAGGCCGTCAACCGCGTCCGGCGCACCGGGGCCACCACCCTCATCCGCCGCCACTCCGCCCTCTCCGAGGAGGAGATGCGCACCATCGTGGACCGGGCAGACACCTGGCGCGACACCGAGACCGAACGCGGCTTCTCCATGGCCCTCGACCGGCTCGGCGACCCTGCCGACGGCGACTGCCTGCTCGTCGAGGCCTTCGACGCCGAGCGCAGGCTGATCGCCCTGCTGTCCTTCGTCCCCTGGGGCAAGGACGGCATCTCCCTGGACCTGATGCGCCGCGACCGCACCGCCCCCAACGGCGTCATGGAGTTCATGGTCGCCCAGCTCTGCGCCGCCGCACCCGGACTGGGCGTGCGCCGGATCTCCCTCAACTTCGCCGTGTTCCGCTCCGCCTTCGAGGAGGGCGCCCGGATCGGCGCGGGGCCGGTCCTGCGGCTGTGGCGCAGGCTGCTGCTGTTCTTCTCCCGCTGGTGGCAGCTGGAGGCGCTGTACCGCTCCAACGTCAAGTACGGCCCCGAGTGGTACCCGCGGTTCCTGTGCTACCAGGACGCCGGCTCCCTCGCCCGGGTCAGCCTCGCCTCCGGCATCGCCGAAGGGTTCGTCTCCGTACCGAGCCTGCGCAAGCTGTGGGGCAACGCCCACCCCAAGGGCCTCACCGCGCCCGCCACCACCGAGGGCCTGCCCTCCATCGACTCCCTCGGCCTGGACCTCGTGGCGGAGGCGGGCCAACGGGCGATGGTCGAGCGGCTGCCCGAGCAGGTCAGGGTCCGGCACGCCAAACTGGACCGGATCCGGGCGTCCGGAACCGACCCCTACCCCGTCGGCGTCCCCCGGCGCACCCACACCGTCGCCCGCCTGGAGGAAGCCCACCCCGGCTACCCGCCCGGCACCCGGACCGGGGAACAGGTCACCCTCGCGGGCCGGGTGATGGTCGTACGGGACCTCGGCGGCGTCGTGTTCGCCGTACTGCGGGACTGGACCGGCGACACCCAGCTGATGCTCACCCGCGACGAGGCGGGCCCGGACGTACTGGACTCCTTCACCTCACAGGTCGACTTCGGCGACCACGTGGTGGCGACCGGCGAGGTCGGCGCCAGCCGGACGGGCCGGCTGTCCGTCGTCGTCCACTCCTGGCAGCTCACCGGTAAGTGCCTGCGCCCGCTCCCCGACAAGCGCAAGGGCCTCTCCGACCCCGAGGCCCGCGTCCGGCGCCGCTACCTCGACCTGGTCGCCAGCCCGGACGCGCGCGACGTCGTACGGGCCCGCTCCAGCGCTGTGCAGGCCCTGCGCCAGGGGCTCCTGGACCGCGGCTACCTGGAGGTCGAGACCCCGATGCTCCAGCAGATCCACGGCGGGGCGAACGCCCGCCCCTTCCGCACCCACATCAACGCCTACGACCTCGACCTCTACTTGCGCATCGCCCCGGAGCTGTACCTGAAACGGCTCTGCGTCGGCGGTATGGAAAAGGTCTTCGAGATGGGGCGCACCTTCCGCAACGAAGGCGTCTCCTACAAGCACAATCCCGAATTCACCATGCTGGAGGCCTACCAGGCGTACGCGGACTACGACGTGATGCTCGACCTGACGCGCGAGCTGATCCAGGGCGCCGCCACCGCCGCCTTCGGCTCGCCCCTCGCCCACAAGGCCGACGCCGACGGCAAACTCGTCGTCCACGACATCTCCGGGTACTGGCCGGTCAAGACGATGTACGGGGCCATCAGCGAGGCCCTGGGCGAGGAGGTCGACGCCGGCACCGACGAACGGGCGCTGCGCCGCCTGTGCGACCGGGCCGGGGTCCCCCACTCGCCCGACGACACCCGGGGCGACGTGGCGCTGGAGATGTACGAGCGGCTGGTGGAGGAGAAGACCGGGCTGCCCACCTTCTACAAGGACTTCCCGACCGACGTCTCCCCGCTGACCCGGCAGCACCGCAAGGACCCGAGGCTGGCGGAACGCTGGGACCTGGTCGCCTTCGGCACCGAGCTCGGCACCGCCTACTCGGAGCTCACCGACCCCGTCGAGCAGCGCCGCAGGCTCACCGCGCAGTCACTGCTGGCGGCGGGCGGCGACCCCGAGGCGATGGAACTCGACAACGACTTCCTGGACGCGCTGGAGTACGCGATGCCGCCGACCGGGGGGCTCGGCATCGGCGTGGACCGGCTCGTCATGTTCCTCACCGGTCTGACGATCCGCGAGACGCTTCCGTTCCCGCTCGTACGACGCGGCTGA